One part of the Leclercia sp. LSNIH1 genome encodes these proteins:
- the lrp gene encoding leucine-responsive transcriptional regulator Lrp, translating into MVDSKKRPGKDLDRIDRNILNELQKDGRISNVELSKRVGLSPTPCLERVRRLERQGFIQGYTALLNPHYLDASLLVFVEITLNRGAPDVFEQFNAAVQKLEEIQECHLVSGDFDYLLKTRVPDMSAYRKLLGETLLRLPGVNDTRTYVVMEEVKQSNRLVIKTR; encoded by the coding sequence ATGGTAGATAGCAAGAAGCGCCCTGGCAAAGATCTCGACCGCATCGATCGTAACATTCTTAATGAACTGCAAAAGGATGGGCGTATTTCCAACGTCGAGCTTTCAAAACGTGTGGGACTTTCCCCGACGCCATGCCTTGAGCGTGTGCGCCGACTGGAAAGACAGGGTTTTATTCAGGGCTATACAGCGCTGCTGAACCCGCATTATCTGGATGCCTCACTTCTGGTATTTGTTGAGATTACTCTGAATCGTGGTGCGCCGGATGTGTTTGAGCAATTTAATGCCGCCGTACAAAAACTTGAAGAAATTCAAGAGTGTCATCTGGTTTCCGGGGATTTCGACTACCTGTTGAAAACCCGCGTGCCTGATATGTCCGCCTACCGTAAGCTGCTGGGCGAAACCCTGCTGCGACTGCCTGGTGTGAACGACACCCGTACCTATGTGGTAATGGAAGAAGTCAAACAGAGCAATCGTCTGGTTATTAAGACGCGCTAA
- the ftsK gene encoding DNA translocase FtsK gives MSQEYTEDKEVNLTKLSSGRRLLEALLILVALFAVWLMAALLSFNPSDPSWSQTAWHEPIHNLGGVPGAWLADTLFFIFGIMAYTLPVIIIGGCWFAWRHRQNDDYIDYFAVSLRLIGALALILTSCGLAAINADDIWYFASGGVIGSLLSTALQPMLHSSGGTLALLCVWGAGLTLFTGWSWVTIAEKIGSVILNILTFASNRTRRDDTWVNDEEYEDDYEDAEPSAERRESRRARIMRGALARRKRVAEKFANPLGRKTDAALFSGKRMDDEEEVAYSARGVAADPDDVLFSGNRALPSDYDEFDPLLNGHSVAEPLAAAAAATTATQAFAAPVEPVTPTPSVPEMPLQQHAVEWQAEPASPIPAPEPEPYVAAAPQEWQPPYQPEPVYAQPQYEPPQQPAYQPEPVYQPETVYQPEPVYQPEPVITPPVVEEPPVEEVKPSRPPLYYFEEVEEKRAREREQLAAWYQPVPEAAQEPAPIKAAETPTIPVPAVEPASAVAPVAASVQQATSAGAAAASAAAPLFSLATGGAPRPQVKEGIGPQLPRPNRVRVPTRRELASYGIKLPSQRMAEEKAREAGRQPYDEHYDDEADEMQQQEELARQFAQQQQQRYGGDEHQVQPQSFETQDDEDSAAEAELARQFAATQQQRYSGEQPTGANPFSLADFEFSPMKDLVDDTPSEPLFTPGVMPEAEPPRQAVTPPQPQQPVQPQHVAQPQQPVQPQQYAQPQQPVQPQQYAQPQQPVQPQQYAQPQQSVQPQQPVQPQQYAQPQQPVQPQQPAAQPQQSLIHPLLMRNGDSRPLQKPTTPLPSLDLLTPPPTEVEPVDTFALEQMARLVEARLADFRIKADVVNYSPGPVITRFELNLAPGVKAARISNLSRDLARSLSTVAVRVVEVIPGKPYVGLELPNKKRQTVYLREVLDNAKFRDNPSPLSVVLGKDIAGEPVVADLAKMPHLLVAGTTGSGKSVGVNAMILSMLYKAQPEDVRFIMIDPKMLELSVYEGIPHLLTEVVTDMKDAANALRWSVNEMERRYKLMSALGVRNLAGYNEIIAEAAKMGRPIPDPYWKPGDSMDAEHPVLEKLPYIVVLVDEFADLMMTVGKKVEELIARLAQKARAAGIHLVLATQRPSVDVITGLIKANIPTRIAFTVSSKIDSRTILDQGGAESLLGMGDMLYSGPNSTSPVRVHGAFVRDQEVHAVVQDWKARGRPQYVEGITSDSESEGGGGGGFDGGEELDPLFDQAVNFVTEKRKASISGVQRQFRIGYNRAARIIEQMEAQGIVSEQGHNGNREVLAPPPFE, from the coding sequence TTGAGCCAGGAATATACTGAAGACAAAGAAGTCAATTTAACCAAGCTTAGCAGTGGGCGCCGACTCCTTGAGGCGTTACTGATCCTTGTTGCCCTTTTTGCCGTCTGGTTGATGGCAGCCTTACTCAGTTTCAACCCCTCCGATCCCAGCTGGTCACAAACCGCATGGCATGAGCCTATCCATAATTTAGGCGGCGTACCGGGGGCATGGCTGGCGGACACGCTGTTCTTTATCTTTGGCATAATGGCGTACACCCTTCCCGTCATTATTATTGGCGGCTGCTGGTTTGCCTGGCGCCATCGCCAGAACGATGACTACATCGACTATTTTGCTGTCTCGCTGCGCCTGATTGGTGCGCTGGCTTTAATCCTCACCTCCTGCGGCCTGGCGGCGATTAATGCCGACGACATCTGGTATTTTGCCTCCGGCGGCGTGATTGGCAGCCTGCTGAGCACCGCGCTACAGCCGATGCTGCACAGCAGCGGTGGTACTCTGGCGCTGCTCTGCGTCTGGGGGGCGGGGCTGACGCTGTTTACCGGCTGGTCCTGGGTCACCATCGCCGAGAAAATCGGCAGCGTGATCCTCAATATCCTGACCTTTGCCAGCAACCGTACCCGTCGCGACGATACCTGGGTTAACGACGAAGAGTACGAAGATGATTACGAAGACGCGGAGCCGAGCGCTGAGCGTCGTGAATCTCGCCGCGCCCGCATTATGCGCGGGGCGCTGGCGCGCCGTAAGCGTGTGGCAGAGAAATTCGCCAATCCATTAGGCCGCAAAACCGATGCGGCATTGTTCTCCGGCAAACGGATGGATGACGAAGAAGAGGTGGCTTATAGTGCCCGTGGTGTTGCCGCCGATCCGGATGATGTGTTGTTCTCCGGTAATCGTGCGCTGCCGTCCGATTATGATGAGTTCGATCCGCTGCTCAACGGTCACTCAGTAGCTGAGCCCCTTGCTGCCGCTGCCGCCGCAACCACGGCAACCCAGGCCTTTGCTGCGCCGGTTGAACCGGTCACTCCGACGCCTTCTGTGCCAGAGATGCCGCTGCAGCAACATGCGGTTGAATGGCAAGCGGAACCTGCATCGCCGATCCCTGCGCCGGAGCCGGAACCGTATGTCGCCGCGGCACCGCAGGAGTGGCAACCGCCTTATCAGCCTGAACCTGTCTATGCGCAGCCGCAGTATGAGCCGCCGCAGCAGCCTGCCTATCAGCCTGAACCTGTTTATCAGCCTGAAACTGTTTATCAGCCAGAGCCGGTCTATCAGCCGGAGCCTGTTATCACCCCGCCGGTTGTCGAAGAGCCGCCGGTTGAAGAGGTGAAACCGTCCCGTCCGCCGCTTTACTATTTCGAAGAGGTGGAAGAAAAACGTGCCCGGGAACGCGAGCAGCTTGCGGCCTGGTATCAGCCGGTGCCCGAGGCGGCACAAGAGCCAGCCCCGATTAAGGCCGCTGAAACCCCGACGATTCCGGTTCCCGCTGTGGAACCCGCCTCCGCCGTTGCACCTGTTGCCGCAAGCGTGCAGCAGGCAACAAGCGCAGGCGCCGCGGCGGCCAGCGCTGCCGCGCCGTTATTCAGCCTGGCAACCGGCGGCGCACCGCGTCCGCAGGTAAAAGAGGGGATTGGTCCGCAGTTACCGCGCCCTAATCGCGTACGTGTTCCGACCCGCCGTGAACTGGCCTCGTATGGCATCAAGCTGCCTTCCCAACGAATGGCCGAAGAGAAAGCGCGTGAAGCCGGACGTCAGCCGTATGATGAACACTACGACGACGAGGCCGATGAAATGCAGCAGCAGGAGGAGCTGGCCCGCCAGTTCGCTCAGCAGCAACAGCAGCGGTATGGTGGTGATGAGCATCAGGTCCAGCCACAGTCCTTTGAAACGCAGGATGACGAAGATAGTGCCGCCGAAGCGGAGCTGGCTCGCCAGTTCGCCGCCACGCAGCAGCAGCGTTATTCCGGTGAGCAACCGACAGGGGCTAATCCGTTCTCGCTGGCGGACTTTGAATTCTCGCCAATGAAAGATCTGGTGGATGATACGCCGAGTGAGCCGCTGTTCACGCCGGGCGTGATGCCGGAAGCCGAGCCGCCGCGTCAGGCGGTTACGCCGCCACAGCCGCAGCAGCCCGTTCAGCCACAACATGTTGCACAACCGCAGCAGCCAGTTCAGCCGCAGCAGTATGCACAACCGCAGCAGCCTGTTCAGCCGCAGCAGTATGCACAACCGCAGCAGCCTGTTCAGCCGCAGCAGTATGCACAGCCTCAACAGTCCGTGCAGCCGCAGCAGCCTGTACAGCCTCAGCAGTATGCGCAGCCGCAACAGCCGGTGCAGCCACAGCAGCCAGCCGCTCAGCCTCAGCAGAGCCTGATCCATCCGCTGTTGATGCGCAATGGCGACAGCCGCCCACTGCAAAAGCCAACCACGCCGCTGCCGTCGCTGGATCTGTTAACGCCGCCGCCAACGGAAGTCGAGCCGGTCGATACCTTTGCCCTGGAGCAGATGGCTCGTCTGGTTGAGGCGCGTCTGGCCGACTTCCGTATTAAAGCGGATGTGGTGAACTATTCTCCTGGGCCGGTGATCACCCGCTTCGAGCTGAACCTGGCGCCGGGTGTTAAAGCCGCGCGTATTTCCAATCTCTCCCGTGACCTGGCGCGTTCGCTGTCGACCGTGGCTGTGCGCGTGGTTGAGGTGATCCCAGGCAAACCCTATGTCGGTCTGGAGCTGCCGAACAAAAAACGCCAGACCGTTTACCTGCGTGAAGTGCTTGATAACGCCAAGTTCCGCGATAACCCGTCGCCACTGAGCGTGGTGCTGGGTAAAGACATCGCGGGTGAGCCGGTGGTGGCCGATCTGGCTAAAATGCCGCACCTGCTGGTGGCGGGTACCACCGGTTCCGGTAAATCTGTCGGCGTTAACGCCATGATCCTCAGCATGCTCTATAAAGCGCAGCCGGAAGATGTGCGTTTCATCATGATCGACCCGAAAATGCTGGAGCTGTCGGTCTACGAAGGCATCCCGCATCTGCTGACCGAAGTCGTGACCGACATGAAAGATGCTGCCAATGCCCTGCGCTGGAGCGTCAACGAGATGGAGCGTCGTTACAAGCTGATGTCTGCGCTGGGCGTGCGTAACCTCGCCGGGTATAACGAGATCATCGCCGAAGCGGCGAAAATGGGCCGTCCAATTCCGGATCCGTACTGGAAACCGGGCGACAGTATGGACGCCGAACATCCGGTGCTGGAAAAACTGCCGTATATCGTGGTGCTGGTGGATGAATTTGCTGACCTGATGATGACCGTCGGCAAGAAAGTGGAAGAGCTCATCGCCCGCCTGGCGCAAAAAGCCCGTGCGGCAGGGATCCATCTGGTGCTGGCGACCCAGCGTCCGTCGGTGGATGTGATCACCGGCCTGATTAAAGCTAACATCCCGACCCGTATCGCCTTTACCGTGTCGAGTAAAATCGACTCCCGTACCATCCTTGACCAGGGGGGCGCGGAATCGCTGCTCGGTATGGGGGATATGCTCTATTCCGGGCCGAACTCGACTTCGCCGGTGCGTGTTCACGGGGCGTTTGTTCGTGACCAGGAAGTGCATGCCGTGGTGCAGGACTGGAAAGCGCGCGGTCGCCCGCAATATGTCGAAGGCATTACCTCTGACAGCGAAAGCGAAGGCGGCGGCGGTGGCGGCTTTGACGGCGGCGAAGAGCTGGATCCGCTATTCGATCAGGCTGTTAACTTCGTTACCGAGAAACGTAAAGCCTCTATCTCCGGCGTACAACGCCAGTTCCGCATCGGCTATAACCGGGCGGCGCGCATTATTGAGCAGATGGAAGCGCAGGGCATCGTCAGCGAGCAGGGACATAACGGCAACCGTGAAGTGCTGGCCCCGCCACCGTTTGAATAA
- the lolA gene encoding outer membrane lipoprotein chaperone LolA — MKKIAITCALLTGFVASSVWADAASDLKSRLDKVSSFHASFTQKVTDGSGNAVQEGQGDLWVKRPNLFNWHMTQPDESILVSDGKTLWFFNPFVEQATATWLNDATSNTPFMLIARNQSSDWQQYNIKQSGDEFVLTPKGSTGNLKQFTINVSSNGTINQFSAVEQDDQRSSYQLKSQQNGAVDASKFTFTPPKGVTVDDQRNK; from the coding sequence ATGAAAAAAATCGCAATCACCTGTGCATTACTCACTGGCTTTGTGGCAAGTAGCGTCTGGGCTGATGCCGCCAGCGACCTGAAAAGCCGCCTGGATAAAGTGAGCAGCTTCCATGCCAGCTTCACGCAGAAAGTGACTGACGGCAGCGGCAACGCGGTGCAGGAAGGCCAGGGTGACTTGTGGGTTAAACGTCCGAATCTCTTTAACTGGCATATGACCCAGCCGGACGAAAGTATCCTTGTCTCCGACGGTAAAACCCTGTGGTTCTTTAACCCGTTTGTTGAGCAGGCCACCGCCACCTGGCTGAATGATGCCACCAGCAACACGCCGTTTATGCTGATCGCCCGTAACCAGTCCAGCGACTGGCAGCAGTACAACATCAAACAGAGCGGCGATGAGTTTGTGCTGACCCCGAAAGGCAGCACGGGCAACCTGAAACAGTTCACCATCAACGTGAGCAGCAACGGCACCATCAATCAATTCAGCGCCGTGGAGCAGGACGATCAGCGCAGCAGCTATCAGCTGAAATCCCAGCAGAACGGTGCCGTCGATGCATCGAAATTCACCTTTACCCCGCCGAAGGGCGTAACGGTGGACGATCAACGTAATAAGTAA